In Andrena cerasifolii isolate SP2316 chromosome 11, iyAndCera1_principal, whole genome shotgun sequence, the genomic stretch aaattcaagccgagccgagactcggtttccgatccgatccgatTGCTTAAAGCAATCTAGTGGCTCGAACGATCCGAGCAAGTCCGGCGTACGGTGTGCAATGTAAGTACATCTTTCGTGCAGATCGGTATTATCGAACAGTTCGCTGTATCGTGTATGATAAATGTTTCAGATATTTTATCGTATGTTTTTCTAATGGAATAGATATAATGATTGCTAAGGAGAGTCTagaatttttataaactatataaatCAGATaactattatttatttattgagatcactatttttctaattttgtatTTGTAAACTTACTCATATAggtacttttctttattttaccttccttttctttacttttctctttcttttctaccACCCTTCGTAATTTTGTTTGTCTTGTGTTATTATTAACAAAGGGTGTTAATCGTTAATAAGCAAATACACATGTAATCCTGAAATAGTTGTACTTATTTGAGTAGGTATCTAAATCTCTTGCACAATtgatagaatttaaaaaaaaacattcgccAGCACACAACACCGTCAGTATTGGAATTCGCATAATCGCTAGCTTTGGTGGTAAGTTCCGATCCCTACAGGGTTATCCACGTAACTCAGAACGCGCGCGCGAGAACAGATGAGTTTACCAAGTAGTTAGTCCCTGTCCTAAAGACGAAATTGACTTTTGGATGTACAAACGCTTTGCTCGAAATTTTTGCGTCGTTTTCCCCTGCGCCTGAGGACAAATGTCGAGGCGGTTGTCTGAAGAAAGCCACGCAGGGCATCTGTTCTTGCGCGCGCGTTTTGGGCTCCCAATCAGTGGATAACCCTGTATATCGCGATGTGCATTGCGTAATGCGACACGCATGTAAACGAAGACGTTGATTAAGCCTGAACGATGGCGAGAATTAAATACTATCAGATAGACGAACCTTCAAACAcgttatttgtaatattttgtcAGGTCACTGTAGAAAGTGCAAGCCACCtgaaagtaatatttttaaaaatagtctTTCTCGTGTCTTAATATAGAAGATGCTTTCTGTCCTACCTTGCAGAGAAAAGATAGAGAAaataataggaaaataaatttacGTAAGGGATGAAGCTTCCTAACTTCAAAACAACGAACTAGATATTTCTTCTCATCTGTGTCACCTTATAAAAATGTTCGTAGATCACGATCCAAATGCAGCCGCAACACAAGCTACCCGGGCGTTGATATCACAAGGCGTGTCAATTggcaaaataaaagaagatcACACGTTGCTTGGACATCGACAAACAACGCGAACGACTTATCCAGGGGCCAGCCTCTTCAGACTGATTCCAACCTGGCCCCACTCAATATCGGGTGTATATTGTTATGGCCATCCGTAAAATAGCCCATCAAGTGGTCATCAAACGTATAATTTCAGTTCACCAAAGAACACCATCActgttttatgtatattatttattttccatcCTGTGCCAAGTATACTCGAACAAATATACTTTCTGTTACAACGTTGTGGTTTATTCATCCCGTACAAGTAGCTTTATACAATTACGCGTAAAGTGTTACGACACCGTTCACAGAATTATCGTAACTGTCTTCCTCAGACCTTACGCAAATATCGACGTGCGAGAAGTCAGCTGCTCCTGTTTTAACGTCACTGTAGTGGCTCTTGTCTCTAGCCTGCGTGGTATTAAAAAGGGATGCAATTATTTAGAAAATGGGATCGTATTAATAGTCCGGCGTACCTGAAGCGGAATTTGGCGTCGGAACTTTGCATTCAATTCAGGTATGCAGAATTTTGTCCCATACGGTATTCCGGAGTCTAGATCCATGGAGATGGTAACGAATTCCGCGCGACCGTCAAGAAAATCCTGTCAAACGAACACGCAATACTTATGCTCTCGCGTTATATTTATAGTGCTGTAACTTTATGTGCATATATTCGTCGATTCAAGCAAATATCCTCGAAGTTGATAGTAATTTCATGAAGTCATCCAGTAATCATGTACGTTTAACTATTATTCAAAAAATAATGTTCTCAATTTAcatatttcgaaaaatatttgctCGATAGTGATCACTGTAAAAGGGGGTAGAAAAAGTTGATATGGTAGTAAATTGCTAAACGAACCTGCAACGTtcgaagttttttcattttcgaGTCCAAGTAATCAGACTCATCGTCGCTACTGTAATCAGGATAATACGCAGTGAGAGTCGCATTGTAATGAGCACGACCGCTGCAATCGAAGTCCGATCTGTTGAGACTTCTTTCTAAAGTGTGTTAACAATATCGAA encodes the following:
- the LOC143374801 gene encoding uncharacterized protein LOC143374801 — translated: MERKILTIPYVVLIFTIVSASERSLNRSDFDCSGRAHYNATLTAYYPDYSSDDESDYLDSKMKKLRTLQDFLDGRAEFVTISMDLDSGIPYGTKFCIPELNAKFRRQIPLQARDKSHYSDVKTGAADFSHVDICVRSEEDSYDNSVNGVVTLYA